CCGTGGACCGAATTGAACCCGTGCGAATTCGACAAAAAGTAAGCTGGCGATTTCGAAGAGCAGCCGATGCCCGAAAGTTTTGCCACCCTATGCGGCTCGATGTTCAACTGCCAACACGCCTCAACGATCGCCGCGTTGATCGAATCATGCCCGCACCCCGCACAAAGCGTCGAAAGCGAACCCTCATAATAATCGACCGTGTACCCAAGGTCGTTCTTCGGCAACGCCGGATGTCTGAATGTTGATCGTATGTAGGTCATTGTCTTTATTGGTCTTTAGGAGGAGGTGGGCCTGTCCTGAGGCCGCCCGAATATGTTTTTCGATATTGAGTGATCTCGTCCGCAAGTTTTGCATCCATTTTTCGAAGTTTTGCAATCTCTTCGTCCGTCTCTTTATTCTTGGATTTGAACGTATCTGCCATTTGGACGTAAGCCTTGCATATTGCGTACTGAGCTTGTGCGAAGTCCGGTTTTTTTTCCAATGCCTTCCTAAAGTAAACGATCGCCTTTTCCTGTCTTCCATCTACAACCCAAGACTCACCATCCATCACCATGAGGCCCATTTGAAGCAAGGCCTCTGGGTCGTTCGGTTTCTTCGCAAGCGCATCTTCGGCCTTTTTCTTTTTCTCGGCTCGTTCAAGCAGCGTGATGAAATTGGGGAATGTATTGTCTTTGTCTGACTTTCTCCCGTCCCAAACCTCGCGCGCCTCTTTCAACCGGCCTTGTTCGACAAGTAGCCTGCCTAATTCGAATCGCCCAATCATTTTATTGGGGTCAAGATCCATCACGTTTCTATAGACTTCCTCGGCTCCTTTTTTATCTTTTGAGACCGACAAAAACATCCCCAGATCTTTGTACGCGTTAAAAAGCGTGGGTTTCAGTTTTATTGCTGTGCGGTACGCTTCTATGATCTCGCTATAGTCTTTTGCCCCAATAGACAAGGCATCAGCCAATGCTACGTATGCCTCCGCATATGCAGCGTCAAGTTTTATCGCTTCACGAGCGGCGGCAACAGCCTCTTCTCTCTCGTTGCGATGCCGATCAGCGCGGGATTTATTGACGTGAAGACTCTTTTCTTTTGGGTTTAAGAAGATCGCTTTGGCAAACGCTTCGGAGGCGCTTTTCATTTTCCATTGAGCCATATAAACCGCTCCGGAAATGTAGTGTGGCCGGAAGTCCGATGGTCGCAACTCTACGGCTTTCACGCATTTTGCAAGTGCTTCTTCGTATTTTCGTTGCGAGTAGAGTTGAAAGGCATCTTTGATGAGATCGTCAAACTCGTCCAACACAAAAGGTTGAACTATTTGAGACTCCAGCCGCGCCGCGGGGACGTTTCCTCCGACGAGAATCGGGACACTAACTGCGACCAGCATTATCAATATGAGTCTGTAAATCATTTCAATCTTTCTTTTATCTGCCTAAATATATTATCCGCCGTGATCGGCATGCCGTCGTAGTTTAGGACGGAGATGAGCTTGGCGGCGTCGGTGCCGAGTTCGATCATCATCAGGCTGCGAAATTGAGCATCGCGGTTTTGTTCGATCACAAACAGTCTTTCGTGGGCATCTACGAACTCAACGAACGCCTTGCCGAACGGAAAGCCGCGGGGCCGCATGCCGTCGAGCGTAATACCCTCGGCGGCCAGCATCTCGAGAGCCTCCGCCGCAGCGTATGCCGACGTCCCGAAAAAGATCACGCCATCCGAATGACCAGTGACAACCGCTCCGGGTTCGGATTCATGAGACATCCCCGGACTAAAGAAAACCGGCTGCGGAACGAGCTCCTTAGCCGTTTCCCATTTCTGCGATAGCCGTTCCATATTGCGCTGATAGGCGGAGCCATCCTCAGTATAGACCGCATACTCGTCGCGACTCGACCCACGTGTTACGAAGGCTCCGCGTGTATGGTGCGTTCCGGGGATCGTTCGATAAGGAATTCCATCGCCGTCGATGTCCAGATATCGGCCCCATTTGCCTTTGAACTGTTCAAGCGGTTGAGTTGCCGAGTGGTCACCGTGAGTCTGTGCGTCGAGTTCCGAAAGGGATGCACCCATATGGCCATTTCCGCTGCCATTCGTAACGGGCTGATGCTCATCGACAGCAGCCTGCATTCGGTCTATCGCACTTCCCAGGAACTCCAGTTGCTCGGTCGTGAGAACCTTTCCACGGTCATACGCCCGCGAATCGTCCCAAACAAGCGGATCGGTCACGTGATCGTTCATGCCGAGATCCAGGTCGGTCATGACGATGACCGGCGTTTGCAGGCGTTCGGTCAGATCAAAGGCCTGGGCCGTCATCTCGAAGCACTCTTTCGGCGACGCGGGAAACAACAGCGGATGCTTCGTGTCGCCGTGCGATGCGTAGGCGGCAAGCAGAATGTCCGATTGCTGCGTTCGCGTCGGCATTCCGGTCGACGGGCCTGTGCGTTGAACGTCTATCAGCACCGTCGGCACTTCGGCGAAGTAGCCGAGGCCGAGGAATTCATTCATCAGCGAGACGCCTGGGCCGCTGGTCGCGGTAAAGGCCCGTGCTCCGTTCCACGAGGCCCCCATCACCATCCCGATCGCGGCGAGTTCGTCCTCTGCCTGGACGATCGCGTAGTTGTTCTTGCCGGTTTCGGGATCGACCCGATATTTCGAAGCATATTTCGCAAAAGCGTCGACCACCGATGTCGACGGCGTGATCGGGTACCACGCGGCGACGGTCGCACCGGCGTAGATCGCGCCGAGAGCACAAGCGGAATTGCCGCCGTATAATATCTTCTCGCCGAGCAGATCGCGGCGTTCGACGCGGATGTCGAGCGGGCAATCAAAATTCTCTCGAGCATGATCGACACCGATGTTCAAGGCCCTGATGTTCGGCTCGATCAGCTTTTCTTTCCCTTTGAATTGCTCAGCGATCTGCCCTTCGAGCACTGTAAATTCCAGATCGATCAGTGCCGAAAGTGCACCGATATAAATAATGTTCTTGAACAACTGCCGCTGCCGTGCGTCGGTAAATTCGGCGTTGCAGAGATTCATCAGCGGGATCGGAATGTGTGTTATGTCGTCGCGTTGGTAATCGGGCGGCAGGGGCTTTGACGAGTCATAAAGGAAATAGCCGCCTTGTCGAACATCGGCGTAGTCCTTCTTCATCGACTGCGGATTGACGGCGATCATCAGATCGACGCCTTCACGGCGGCCGAGATGACCTTTCTCGCTCACCCGCACCTCATACCAGGTCGGCAGGCCTTGTATGTTTGACGGAAAGATGTTCTTCGGTGTAACGGGCACGCCCATGCGAAACACCGCCTTGGTAAACAGAGCATTTGCCGATGCCGAACCAGTGCCGTTGACGTTTGCGAATCTCACTACGAAATCGTTGATCTTGCCAGCTTGGGTCATCAGTTTAATATTCTAGACCTCGTAATGTCTTTTGCAAACTACCGGTTGGATTTCAATTTACCTCCCAGGATCGCCATTGGAAGCAGGATCGCCGTAAAGACAAAGTGATGCCAAACGGGAACAAGCGGCCAGGACATAAAGGCCTTCAATAAACCCATTGCGAGCAGCAGAAAGCCGAGCACCAACGGCGCGCGTTTGTTTGCACCGGCGACGATCGCGGCCAGAAAGCCGGCTATTGCCGAGACTACTGTAGCTAGGACAATTTGCGTGAGCAGAAAACTAGTTTCCCCACTGAACGGAGCTTCGTTTTCGATCGCAGCTTGGAACGCACTTTGCTGAGCGCCGAACGCCGGCCAAATGGCCGAAAGGACTATTTCACTGCCAAACCATACGATCGCCCAGCCAAAGAATCCTGAAATAACGCCGAAGATGATACGTAACATATTTGACTCCTATCTGCGCCCGATCAATGCCCCATGGAGCAACACGTCATTATCGCCGACGCGTAAAACCGTGAGTGCGTTTCGTATACTATCACTAGTTCTCTTCTATTTGAGGAGCACCGATTCTAACCTCGCCGTCGCGTGTGTATGTGATGCAGATGTTGCCGTTTGGCGAGATCAGGCTGTCGGTCACCTTGAAGGACGCCGGGATGGTGCCGCTTTCGAATAGACGTTTTCCGGTGCCGAGGGTGATCGGGATTATCATGAGCTCCATCTCATCGACGAGGTCATTTTTGAAAAGCGTCTGAAGCAGGTTCGCGCTTCCGAATACGTACAGATCGGGTCCGTCGGTTTGTTTAAGTTCGCGCACCTTTTCCGCGAGATCGCCGCCCAAAAAGACCGTCGGTTGCCAATCGCTCGAGGTGCGTGTGTTCGAGGCGACGTACTTCGTCGCGGTCATCACATGCGGCCAAAAATGCGAGTGCGTCGGCCAGTACGGCTCCCACATGTCAAACGTCTTCCGCCCTAACAGCAGATCCACCTCTTTTCCCAGTCGCCGCTGTATCACCGCCCCGGCTTCCTCGTCCGTATATCCGAAAAACCACCCTTCATACTTAAACCCGTCCTCCGGGCTCGACTGTATGACACCATCGATCGTCATGAATTCTGCGGCAATTATTTTTCTCATCTTAATTTCATCCCCAACCGAAATCGCCTACCACAATTTCCACCACGATTTTTTATCGTCTTCCATTTTCCAACCATCAGTGTTGCTGAATGTTTCAAAATTGTATTTTGGCTCGTAATCGTAGTCCTCTGATTTTGTTTTTTTGTTGTAAGCATCTGCTGGCAAATACAGCAACGGCTCAAAATCCATCTCTTTTGGCATTTCTGTTGGATTTGCCTTAACTCGGTTGAAATAGTCTTTGCCATTAGCGACCACACAACACCTAACATACAAAAAGTAGTCCACTGAAAAGTGCCCGTCCTCGCCCTTGTAGGATTCTTCACCAATGTTTGAGGCGTAGGTAATTCCGTCTAATAGAAAAAGTTTCTCCGATAAAATATCGGCAAACTTGTAAATGTCCTCGACTGGCATGGACGCGAGATGCTTAACGGCAGGTCGCAAAACAGCGTCGTCGTTGCCGGTCTTTGTCCAGTCAAATAACTTGATTACTTCCCAAAAGATGTCTTCGTCCATCGGTTTGTAGTCCTCAACGGGTTTTGCCTGAACTTGCGACAGTTCGCTAATTTCTTGGTAGCCCTTACCTAACTTTTCGTTGGTGAGTTTTTCGACTTCCTTTCGACACGTTTCTCTGTCCTCGAAAGATTTTGAGGTTGTTCTTCCTTCCGTTCCGATTTTCCCCCAGGTTACTGTATAAGAATTTCCTGCCTGTTCAATAGTCCAAAACTTATTGGAGTCGCCTGTCTGGTTGATGTAAATTCTCTTCATAATTAGATTTTCACACTACATTCTCATCCGCAGTCCTGACTCATGTTTCGACCATTTATGATTTCTGAGCCTCAAACCCAAACCGAATCGCCGCTGCGAGGACATCGGTGTTTATATCTTTTAGAGTTTTGAACCGAATGCAATAGCGGGTCACGGTGGCTTTGCCGAGGGTGCTGGCGTATGTTTCGGCCAGGTATTTTTTGTCTTCGATGCCGAGGATATAGACAGAGATCCCGGTTTTGTTTGCGCTCAGGCCGATCTGATAGAACTCGCGGATCGTCCCATCGGCGTATTTATGAGGGCGAGATCCGTAGCCGATATCCGGATTAGAAACGACCTTACCTTCGCTGTTTTTGCCGTCGAGAAACCACAGCTTACATCCCGGACTGATCTGTAGTATGCGCTCGTGCAGCACTTGCAGATCGCTGCGTTTTGGTTCCGGGTGGCTTGCAATGTACGCGTCGATTTGTTCGTTTACTTTCATCTTAGTGAGGCTGTTCTAGCAGTCTTTTTCAGTCATAGCCCCGTCGTTTACGGCGGGGTAAGCTTGGGTGCAATTTACGAAGGGCGTTTTAACGTCCTTGTTCTTCCGGGCTTAAGCCGCCGGATTTCAAGCCCGTTGAAACGGGCTGAAAAGCATCTCACTACCTACACCCCGCCGTGAACGACGGGGCTATGCTTCCTTCGGGGAGCCCGCGTAAACGAGGCTCAGAAAATTAGCAACATAACCTGGCAATTCTTCCTCTATTTGCTTTACGGCTTCGCATCCAGGAAGTCGTTCACCATCGGCACGAGCGTTTGTCTGTGGTTCATCAGGGTGACGTGGGTGGTGTCGGGCAAAATTACCAATCTCGACGCTGGGCGAGGCTGCATGTCGCCGTGGATGTTGCCGCCGCCTTTTAGGCGGTACATTTCGGCGATGTGTTCGAACCGCACACCGTCGGCGTCGCCGTGGATGAAGAACATCGGTGCCTTTGTCGCTGCAAATTTGTCGGCGCCGAAATCGTACGGTTTCGAAGCCATCGCGACGACGTGCTTGATGAAGTCCGCGAACTTGTCAGGTGTCGGGCTAAGCCTTTTGTACTCAGCCTCCATTGGCGTGCCTTTGAATACTTCCGCCGTGAGATTGGGGAGAGCTTCGCGACCTTCTTTGACCCAGCCGTCGAGGCGGAACGGGGCCGAAATGCTTATGACCTTTCGCACTTTTTCAGGATGACGGATCGCACACTGCATCGCGACACCGGCCCCCAAGCTGTAACCCATTATGTCTGCCTTTGGGATCTTTAGATGATCAAGCAACGCGGAAACGTCGTCGGAAAGATTTTCAGCAGTAATATCGCGATCGATGTCGGCCGTACGACCATGACCCTGCATTTCCACGGCGATCACTTTGCGCGTTTTGGCGAGTTCGCTGATCCAATCATTCCAATCACCCGAGATCGCCATAAACGCCCCATGCAGCAACACCACCGGCTCGCCCTTGCCGTGAATTTCGTAATACATTTTTAGCCCGTTAACCGGCGCATAACCTGTAGTCGGCTTTTGCTGCGCCGATGCGATACCTGCTAACAACGTCATCGTCGTTATGGCGAAGGCGAGTGTCTTCATAATTGGTTTCCTCATGTTAGTTCTGAATCTCATAGCCGTGTTTTGTGCACGATGACAAGAGTTCGATTCGAAATCTCTCAGCGTCGAACCCGCCGAGCTTCTTCTTTTTGTCCACAAGAACAGAGGTAGACATGTAGATCAGACCCAACGCATAACTTGGTACGGAACCAAGTGGCAGATCTAATAACACATCGAAATCCGGTCGGACACTGTAATGTCCAACATTTTCATATACTTCGGTTCGCAGGCCGGTTAGTCTCGAAATGCCGCCACCGACCTTCTTCTGGAACCGAAACGGAAAAGGTGGTCGCCGGTCAATCCCAAACTGGCTTAATTCAAAATCGATCCAAAGATGCTGCATCGTTCCACCATAATCTCTACTTACGTCCTTTTCTATGATGTCGAAAACATCTTGAAGTCGAGCAGCGATTCGCTCCGTCGCAAGGTCGCAAATGTTTGCATTGATATTTACTTTCATACCATCTCATCGATTTTTCGCCCGCATATCGGTCCATCTTACTCTGCTCGCATGCCCTTCAATAGTTCTTCCAAATTTTGCAGCTGCGCCTTCGTTCCTTCGGCGAAGCCGAATTCGATCATTTGCTCGAGGCGTTCCAGCGACTCGTTGTAGATAGAAACGTGAACCGTCGTCTTTCCGTCTTGCTCGCTGAAATTCATGTCCCAATCGGAGCCGGGCAATTGCGGGTTTTCGTTTTCGTCTGCAAATGCGTTAAAGAGCTTGAAATTGGTTTTCGGGGTGATCGAAGTATATTTCTGCAAAACCCAACGCTCGACGCCTTCAGGGCTGACCATGGCGTAAAATCTCTTGCCGCCAACGGTAAAGTCCATGGCCTTTGTCCGTGACGCGAAAGGTTTCGGTGCCCACCACTGGTCGAGCAGCTCGGCCTTCGTGTATGCGTCCCAGACCAACGACAGCCCGGCATCAAACTCTTTGGTTATGGTGACCGTCTTTGTTTCTTTGTTTACGATAAACTCCATATTCATCTCTCTTCTAACAGTGCGGAAGCCCGCGCGTGAGCAAGGGGGTAATACCAACGTTGAACGTTACGCCCTTACTTACGTGCGGGCTTCTGCACTTAATACTTCGTCGAGCCGCGTATAGCTTGTCTCCATGCCGTCGGTCATGCCGGTTGCGAGAGCCGCATCGCGGTCGGCCTGCGACGCATATTTGATCGTGGTCGCGACGTTCGTGATGCCGTCGATCTCGTCGAACGTCACGGTAATGATCGACGGTTCACCGCCCATGGAAATGCCCATATTGCCCGGATCGAAAGCTTGCGTATGAACGATCTTGGCATGCGGAACTACCTCGAGTACGTCGCCGGTAAACCCAAACTCCATGCCGTCTTCGTCATTACGCCAACGCCATTGATACGTGCCGCCGACGCGCATATCCATATCGCAGACAGGCATCGACCAATTAGGCGGACCCGTACACCAGCGACGCAGCAGATCTGGTTCCATATATGCACGCCACACCATCGCGGCGGGGGCATCAAAGCTCCGTTTAACTAGAACCTCGGTATCTGACGACAATGTTGCTTCGGCTGGTTTCATTTCTTTCGCTCCTTTTTGTCCTGTTGCTTTAACTCGGCCAGCAGAACATCGAGCTGCTCGAACCGGCTTTCCCAGATCTTTCTGTATTGCTCCAGCCATTCGTCGATCTCTTTCATTTTTTCGATCTCCAGGCTGTAATAAATTTCGCGGCCGTGTCGCGATTGCGTCACAAGCTCGCATTCGGCAAGTATCCGGAGATGTTTAGAAACCGCTTGCCGCGTCGTGTGAAAATTCTCGGCGATCGCATTCGGCGTCATCGCCTGAATCGCTATCAACGCAATGATCGCCCGCCTCGTCGGATCAGCTATGGCCTGAAAAATGTCTCGTTTCATATCAACGAACAGCAGTATGCAACCATTCAGTTGCATATGTCAAGTGCAACCGAACGGTTTCGTAATGTGATTCGAGCGATTATCTAGGAGAGCGGTTTTATCAGGGTGTTATCTCGCGGATGCGCGATGCAATAAGCGCCTATTTCGGCTTTCGCAAGATCTTCTCCATTGTTTTGCCTTTGGCGAGTTCGTCGATGAGCTTATCGAGCCAGCGGATCTTTTGCATCAACGGGTCTTCGATGTCTTCGACGCGGATGCCGCAGACGGTACCTCTGATCAGTGGGGCGTTTGGGTTGAGTTTCGGGGCCTTTTCAAAAAACTCGCGAAAGCTGGTCCGCGTCTCGATCTGCTTGGCGAGCCCGGCCTTCGTGTATCCCGTGAGCCAGCGAATACATTCGTCGACCTCATCTTTCGTGCGGCCTTTCTTCTCCGCCTTCGCCACATAATGCGGATAAACCCCCGCAAAACTCATTGCATATACTCTGTCGTTTGGCATCGATAACCACCTCAAC
The DNA window shown above is from Chloracidobacterium sp. and carries:
- a CDS encoding 2-oxoacid:acceptor oxidoreductase subunit alpha, with the translated sequence MTQAGKINDFVVRFANVNGTGSASANALFTKAVFRMGVPVTPKNIFPSNIQGLPTWYEVRVSEKGHLGRREGVDLMIAVNPQSMKKDYADVRQGGYFLYDSSKPLPPDYQRDDITHIPIPLMNLCNAEFTDARQRQLFKNIIYIGALSALIDLEFTVLEGQIAEQFKGKEKLIEPNIRALNIGVDHARENFDCPLDIRVERRDLLGEKILYGGNSACALGAIYAGATVAAWYPITPSTSVVDAFAKYASKYRVDPETGKNNYAIVQAEDELAAIGMVMGASWNGARAFTATSGPGVSLMNEFLGLGYFAEVPTVLIDVQRTGPSTGMPTRTQQSDILLAAYASHGDTKHPLLFPASPKECFEMTAQAFDLTERLQTPVIVMTDLDLGMNDHVTDPLVWDDSRAYDRGKVLTTEQLEFLGSAIDRMQAAVDEHQPVTNGSGNGHMGASLSELDAQTHGDHSATQPLEQFKGKWGRYLDIDGDGIPYRTIPGTHHTRGAFVTRGSSRDEYAVYTEDGSAYQRNMERLSQKWETAKELVPQPVFFSPGMSHESEPGAVVTGHSDGVIFFGTSAYAAAEALEMLAAEGITLDGMRPRGFPFGKAFVEFVDAHERLFVIEQNRDAQFRSLMMIELGTDAAKLISVLNYDGMPITADNIFRQIKERLK
- a CDS encoding dihydrofolate reductase family protein; translated protein: MRKIIAAEFMTIDGVIQSSPEDGFKYEGWFFGYTDEEAGAVIQRRLGKEVDLLLGRKTFDMWEPYWPTHSHFWPHVMTATKYVASNTRTSSDWQPTVFLGGDLAEKVRELKQTDGPDLYVFGSANLLQTLFKNDLVDEMELMIIPITLGTGKRLFESGTIPASFKVTDSLISPNGNICITYTRDGEVRIGAPQIEEN
- a CDS encoding DUF4240 domain-containing protein, which produces MKRIYINQTGDSNKFWTIEQAGNSYTVTWGKIGTEGRTTSKSFEDRETCRKEVEKLTNEKLGKGYQEISELSQVQAKPVEDYKPMDEDIFWEVIKLFDWTKTGNDDAVLRPAVKHLASMPVEDIYKFADILSEKLFLLDGITYASNIGEESYKGEDGHFSVDYFLYVRCCVVANGKDYFNRVKANPTEMPKEMDFEPLLYLPADAYNKKTKSEDYDYEPKYNFETFSNTDGWKMEDDKKSWWKLW
- a CDS encoding DUF1801 domain-containing protein, which encodes MKVNEQIDAYIASHPEPKRSDLQVLHERILQISPGCKLWFLDGKNSEGKVVSNPDIGYGSRPHKYADGTIREFYQIGLSANKTGISVYILGIEDKKYLAETYASTLGKATVTRYCIRFKTLKDINTDVLAAAIRFGFEAQKS
- a CDS encoding alpha/beta hydrolase, which produces MTLLAGIASAQQKPTTGYAPVNGLKMYYEIHGKGEPVVLLHGAFMAISGDWNDWISELAKTRKVIAVEMQGHGRTADIDRDITAENLSDDVSALLDHLKIPKADIMGYSLGAGVAMQCAIRHPEKVRKVISISAPFRLDGWVKEGREALPNLTAEVFKGTPMEAEYKRLSPTPDKFADFIKHVVAMASKPYDFGADKFAATKAPMFFIHGDADGVRFEHIAEMYRLKGGGNIHGDMQPRPASRLVILPDTTHVTLMNHRQTLVPMVNDFLDAKP
- a CDS encoding SRPBCC domain-containing protein → MNMEFIVNKETKTVTITKEFDAGLSLVWDAYTKAELLDQWWAPKPFASRTKAMDFTVGGKRFYAMVSPEGVERWVLQKYTSITPKTNFKLFNAFADENENPQLPGSDWDMNFSEQDGKTTVHVSIYNESLERLEQMIEFGFAEGTKAQLQNLEELLKGMRAE
- a CDS encoding SRPBCC family protein, with the protein product MKPAEATLSSDTEVLVKRSFDAPAAMVWRAYMEPDLLRRWCTGPPNWSMPVCDMDMRVGGTYQWRWRNDEDGMEFGFTGDVLEVVPHAKIVHTQAFDPGNMGISMGGEPSIITVTFDEIDGITNVATTIKYASQADRDAALATGMTDGMETSYTRLDEVLSAEART
- a CDS encoding winged helix-turn-helix transcriptional regulator, whose product is MKRDIFQAIADPTRRAIIALIAIQAMTPNAIAENFHTTRQAVSKHLRILAECELVTQSRHGREIYYSLEIEKMKEIDEWLEQYRKIWESRFEQLDVLLAELKQQDKKERKK
- a CDS encoding DUF2200 domain-containing protein; the protein is MPNDRVYAMSFAGVYPHYVAKAEKKGRTKDEVDECIRWLTGYTKAGLAKQIETRTSFREFFEKAPKLNPNAPLIRGTVCGIRVEDIEDPLMQKIRWLDKLIDELAKGKTMEKILRKPK